One genomic region from Rhizomicrobium palustre encodes:
- a CDS encoding FtsK/SpoIIIE family DNA translocase: protein MSGVRTSGVYQPRKRGAALAETFENARREVMRFLRVLMVRGSGALVLGAGAAMLLALITYNPADPSANTATSREATNLLGPFGATAADLLLQYIGFASLIFLAAPIAWGTRALMGWNLDHARWRGAAWPLGVVFTAAGLGLLPGPESFAAGGNVGIFSVMMATRAAHAWGQPFIGWALPMLFLFTGLAFGVLATDIKLKMLAKGGLHALTLFYWIGSLFKAPEAKPVKKASRRVEPRIKRENAPEEESSDAPEYEEEIEEDEEQPSLDLAPAPGSRVKREEAKKSSAPKRAQQPALALASGDYELPPLGLLAEPVHVGDQTAFSDESLEENARMLESVLSDFGVKGRIVAVRPGPVVTLYEFEPAAGVKSSRVIALADDVARSMSAVAARIAVIPGRNVMGIELPNHTRETVYLRELLASAEFEKAKAPLILALGKTIGGEAVMADLAKMPHLLIAGTTGSGKSVAINTMILSLLYRLPPDQCKLIMIDPKMLELSAYDGIPHLLTSVVTDPRKAVVALKWAVREMEERYRKMSKLGVRGIEAFNDRVKKAQAKGEVLKRTVQTGFDRETGKPIYEDEVLELEFMPYIVVVVDEVADLMMVSGKEIEGAVQRLAQMARAAGIHLIAATQRPSVDVITGTIKANFPTRISFQVTSKIDSRTILGEQGAEQLLGQGDMLHMMAGGRIRRVHGPFVSDSEVEDVVRHLKAQGAPEYLDAVTEEPEEGGNDPFSAFGEGNGESGDDLYDKALAIVARERKATTSYIQRRLQIGYNRAARLIERMEEEQVISKPNHKGVREVLLPEHHE, encoded by the coding sequence ATGAGCGGGGTCAGAACCTCTGGAGTCTACCAGCCGCGCAAACGTGGGGCCGCGCTGGCCGAGACCTTCGAAAACGCCCGTCGTGAAGTGATGCGCTTTTTGCGCGTCTTGATGGTACGCGGCTCGGGCGCTCTGGTGCTGGGCGCAGGCGCGGCGATGCTTTTGGCGCTGATCACCTATAATCCCGCCGATCCGAGCGCGAATACCGCGACCAGCCGCGAAGCGACCAATCTTTTGGGGCCCTTCGGCGCCACCGCCGCGGACCTGCTTCTGCAATATATCGGCTTTGCCTCACTCATCTTCCTGGCCGCACCGATCGCCTGGGGCACGCGCGCGCTGATGGGCTGGAACCTGGACCATGCGCGCTGGCGCGGTGCGGCTTGGCCGCTCGGCGTTGTTTTTACCGCGGCAGGTCTTGGCCTTCTGCCGGGGCCGGAGAGCTTCGCAGCGGGCGGCAATGTCGGGATCTTCTCGGTGATGATGGCAACCCGCGCCGCCCATGCCTGGGGCCAGCCCTTCATCGGTTGGGCCTTGCCCATGCTGTTCCTTTTCACGGGCCTCGCCTTTGGCGTTCTGGCCACCGACATCAAATTGAAGATGCTGGCGAAAGGCGGCCTGCACGCCCTGACCCTCTTCTATTGGATCGGCAGCCTGTTCAAAGCGCCCGAAGCAAAACCCGTCAAGAAAGCTAGCCGCCGGGTGGAGCCGCGCATCAAGCGCGAAAACGCGCCTGAGGAAGAAAGCAGCGACGCGCCGGAATACGAGGAAGAGATCGAAGAAGACGAAGAGCAGCCGAGCCTTGATCTTGCGCCCGCGCCGGGCTCGCGGGTGAAGCGCGAGGAGGCCAAGAAATCCTCTGCACCCAAGCGCGCCCAGCAGCCAGCCCTGGCCTTGGCCTCGGGCGATTATGAATTGCCACCGCTGGGGCTTCTGGCTGAGCCGGTACATGTCGGCGATCAGACCGCCTTCTCCGACGAAAGCCTGGAAGAAAATGCCCGGATGCTGGAATCGGTGCTCTCCGATTTCGGCGTGAAAGGCCGCATCGTGGCGGTGCGTCCCGGCCCGGTGGTGACGCTTTATGAATTCGAGCCCGCGGCGGGTGTGAAATCTTCCCGCGTGATCGCGCTCGCCGATGACGTGGCGCGTTCCATGTCGGCGGTGGCAGCACGTATCGCCGTGATCCCAGGCCGCAATGTGATGGGTATCGAGCTTCCCAATCACACCCGCGAAACCGTTTATCTGCGTGAACTTCTGGCCTCGGCGGAATTCGAGAAGGCCAAGGCTCCCCTAATCCTGGCGCTGGGCAAAACCATCGGCGGCGAAGCGGTGATGGCCGATCTCGCCAAGATGCCTCACTTGCTGATCGCCGGTACCACGGGTTCGGGTAAGTCTGTCGCGATCAACACCATGATCCTATCGCTGCTTTATCGGCTGCCGCCGGATCAGTGCAAGCTGATCATGATCGATCCCAAGATGCTGGAACTCTCCGCTTATGACGGCATTCCGCATCTTCTGACCAGCGTCGTCACCGATCCGCGCAAGGCGGTGGTTGCCCTCAAATGGGCGGTGCGCGAGATGGAAGAGCGCTATCGCAAGATGAGTAAGCTCGGTGTGCGTGGCATCGAAGCCTTCAACGATCGCGTTAAGAAAGCTCAAGCCAAGGGCGAAGTTCTGAAGCGCACGGTGCAGACGGGCTTTGATCGCGAGACCGGCAAGCCGATCTATGAAGACGAAGTGCTTGAACTCGAATTCATGCCTTATATCGTGGTGGTGGTCGACGAAGTGGCCGACCTGATGATGGTCTCAGGCAAGGAAATCGAAGGCGCGGTGCAGCGCCTCGCCCAGATGGCACGTGCAGCCGGTATCCATCTCATTGCTGCCACGCAGCGCCCCTCGGTGGACGTCATCACCGGCACCATCAAGGCGAACTTCCCGACCCGTATCTCCTTCCAGGTCACCTCCAAGATCGACAGCCGCACCATCCTGGGTGAGCAGGGCGCCGAACAGCTCCTCGGCCAGGGCGACATGCTTCATATGATGGCGGGCGGGCGTATCCGCCGTGTGCACGGCCCGTTTGTCTCCGATAGCGAAGTCGAAGATGTCGTGCGCCATCTCAAAGCCCAGGGCGCACCGGAATATCTCGATGCCGTTACCGAAGAGCCCGAAGAAGGCGGCAATGATCCCTTCAGCGCTTTCGGCGAAGGCAATGGCGAATCCGGTGACGATCTTTACGACAAGGCACTCGCCATCGTGGCCCGCGAACGCAAGGCAACGACCAGCTACATCCAGCGCCGTTTGCAGATCGGTTATAACCGTGCCGCGCGCCTGATCGAGCGCATGGAAGAGGAACAGGTCATCTCCAAACCCAACCATAAGGGGGTGCGCGAAGTCCTGCTCCCCGAGCATCACGAATAA
- a CDS encoding alpha/beta hydrolase, with amino-acid sequence MKITIFAVAMAASFSFAAASAQTVPVPTSPPPPGIAMGPRTPFDGLISPEVSADRQITFRFYAPKAQSVTLKPWIPGLPDQIALTKAADGVWSVTTAAVEPGAYRYRFDVDGATVADPKNTYNSPMHADTYSLVEVPGGDGDLQTYRAGIKHGHLVQLNYDSAVAGPQRRLHVYLPPGYNKGKNYPVLYLLHGGGDSDFDWPTEGRAGVILDNLIAQGKAKPMVVVFPDGIVRDSQPMTGDPAKDKFGAELVSVIIPLVESDFKVSRHAKDRALAGLSMGGIQTLNIGLTHTAMFPYIGVFSSGWFPNDLTSFEARYGDTLKAETSRLKLFWIAYGDTDIARGNSQAMLKMFDRHGVKYQSEETPGGHTMVNWRRYLGEIAPLLFR; translated from the coding sequence ATGAAAATAACAATTTTTGCGGTCGCCATGGCCGCGAGCTTCAGTTTTGCGGCCGCAAGCGCGCAGACGGTTCCTGTGCCAACCTCGCCGCCACCGCCCGGTATTGCCATGGGGCCGCGCACGCCCTTTGACGGCCTCATCTCACCGGAAGTCTCGGCAGACCGGCAGATCACCTTCCGCTTCTATGCCCCCAAAGCGCAAAGCGTGACGCTGAAACCCTGGATACCGGGGTTGCCGGACCAGATCGCGCTGACCAAGGCGGCGGATGGCGTGTGGTCTGTCACCACCGCGGCGGTGGAGCCCGGCGCTTATCGCTATCGCTTCGATGTGGATGGCGCGACCGTCGCCGATCCGAAGAACACCTATAATTCGCCGATGCACGCCGACACCTATAGCCTGGTGGAAGTGCCGGGCGGTGACGGCGATCTGCAGACCTATCGCGCGGGCATCAAACATGGCCACTTGGTGCAGCTTAATTACGATTCCGCCGTGGCGGGCCCACAGCGTCGGCTGCATGTCTATCTGCCGCCGGGATATAACAAGGGCAAGAACTACCCCGTGCTCTACCTTCTGCATGGCGGCGGCGATTCCGATTTCGATTGGCCGACGGAGGGACGCGCGGGCGTCATCCTCGACAATCTGATCGCGCAAGGAAAAGCCAAGCCGATGGTGGTGGTGTTTCCCGATGGTATCGTACGCGACAGCCAGCCCATGACTGGCGATCCGGCCAAGGATAAGTTCGGCGCCGAGCTCGTCAGTGTGATCATTCCGCTAGTCGAATCGGACTTCAAAGTCTCGCGGCACGCCAAGGACCGCGCGCTGGCGGGGCTTTCCATGGGTGGTATCCAGACGCTGAATATCGGCCTTACCCATACGGCGATGTTTCCCTATATCGGCGTCTTTTCGTCGGGCTGGTTCCCCAATGACCTGACCAGCTTCGAAGCGCGCTATGGAGATACGCTGAAAGCCGAAACCAGCCGCTTGAAGCTCTTTTGGATCGCTTATGGCGACACAGACATTGCCCGGGGCAACTCGCAGGCGATGCTCAAGATGTTTGACCGCCATGGTGTGAAATATCAGTCCGAGGAAACCCCTGGCGGCCACACCATGGTCAATTGGCGCCGCTATCTTGGAGAAATCGCGCCATTGCTTTTCCGTTAG
- a CDS encoding c-type cytochrome produces the protein MKPTAAFTSLILLAGAAHAAGDAKQGEVIFGRCAMCHTIAKGAGNGMGPNLFGVASKKAASVQGFSYSPALKGANITWTDDKLKAWFANPQKLVPGTRMYFSGIKKPQEADDLIAYMKSKK, from the coding sequence ATGAAGCCGACTGCCGCTTTCACCAGCTTGATCCTTCTTGCCGGAGCCGCCCATGCGGCGGGCGATGCCAAACAAGGCGAGGTCATCTTCGGACGTTGTGCCATGTGCCACACCATCGCCAAAGGCGCAGGCAATGGCATGGGACCGAACCTGTTCGGTGTGGCCAGCAAGAAAGCGGCTTCCGTACAAGGCTTTTCTTATTCCCCGGCGCTCAAGGGAGCGAACATCACCTGGACGGACGACAAGCTGAAAGCCTGGTTCGCCAATCCGCAAAAGCTGGTACCGGGCACGCGGATGTATTTCTCCGGAATCAAGAAGCCCCAAGAGGCCGATGATTTGATCGCCTATATGAAGTCCAAGAAATAG
- a CDS encoding electron transfer flavoprotein subunit beta/FixA family protein, translated as MKVLVPVKRAVDYNVKVRIKADQSGIDLANVKMSMNPFDEIAVEEAVRLKEKGKAEEVLVVSIGPKEAAETLRTALAMGADRALLILTGEAVEPLAVAKLLKGVCLEEQPGLVIAGKQAIDKDAGQAGQMLAALMGWAQGTFAHALDVEGDAAIVEREVDGGLQRLQLRLPAVITTDLRLNEPRYASLPNMMKARKKLVAEKTPADYGVDVRPRLKTISVKEPPRRAGGIKVGSVAELIDKLHEARVL; from the coding sequence ATGAAGGTCCTGGTGCCCGTAAAGCGGGCGGTCGATTACAACGTGAAGGTCCGGATCAAGGCGGACCAGAGCGGTATAGACCTTGCCAATGTCAAAATGAGCATGAACCCCTTCGACGAAATCGCCGTCGAGGAAGCCGTTCGGCTGAAAGAAAAAGGCAAGGCGGAAGAAGTGCTTGTGGTTTCCATCGGCCCCAAAGAGGCGGCTGAAACCCTGCGTACCGCCCTCGCTATGGGGGCGGACCGGGCGCTGTTGATTTTGACCGGAGAGGCTGTCGAACCGCTGGCGGTCGCCAAACTTTTGAAGGGCGTATGCTTGGAGGAGCAGCCCGGCCTCGTGATCGCGGGCAAGCAGGCCATCGACAAGGATGCCGGGCAAGCCGGCCAGATGCTCGCCGCCCTGATGGGCTGGGCACAGGGCACCTTCGCCCATGCGCTGGATGTCGAGGGCGATGCCGCCATTGTGGAGCGCGAGGTCGATGGCGGGCTGCAGCGCCTCCAATTACGATTACCAGCGGTGATTACCACCGATCTCAGACTGAACGAGCCGCGCTATGCCTCGTTACCCAACATGATGAAGGCGCGCAAAAAACTGGTCGCGGAGAAAACGCCCGCCGATTATGGGGTGGATGTGCGCCCGCGGCTGAAGACCATCTCGGTGAAGGAACCGCCCCGCCGGGCTGGCGGGATCAAAGTCGGCTCCGTCGCCGAGCTGATCGATAAGCTACACGAAGCGCGGGTGCTCTGA